A genomic region of Runella rosea contains the following coding sequences:
- a CDS encoding ABC transporter ATP-binding protein, giving the protein MIHLKNIEKVYRTATVETVALNNINLSVEKGEFVSIMGPSGCGKSTLLNIIGLLDEPSKGKVEIGGKHTNGLPDSQLAHFRNQTLGFIFQSFHLINDLPVLDNVELPLLYRKVSSSERRRLASEALEKVGLSNRMKHYPNQLSGGQKQRVAIARAIVGQPQIILADEPTGNLDSNMGNEIMDILTTLNQRDKATIIMVTHDENMAKRTHRLIRLFDGSQVS; this is encoded by the coding sequence ATGATACATTTAAAGAACATCGAAAAAGTCTATCGGACAGCCACGGTAGAAACAGTTGCGCTCAATAACATCAATTTGAGCGTTGAAAAAGGAGAATTTGTTTCCATTATGGGCCCTTCGGGTTGCGGCAAAAGTACGTTGCTCAACATCATCGGGCTATTGGATGAACCGTCGAAGGGTAAAGTAGAAATTGGTGGAAAACACACCAATGGCTTGCCCGACAGTCAGTTGGCGCATTTTCGTAATCAAACATTGGGCTTTATTTTTCAGAGTTTTCACCTGATTAATGATTTACCCGTATTAGATAACGTAGAGTTGCCACTTTTGTACCGCAAGGTTTCGAGCAGCGAGCGCCGCCGCTTGGCGAGCGAAGCGCTGGAAAAAGTGGGACTCAGCAACCGAATGAAGCATTATCCCAATCAACTTTCGGGCGGGCAAAAACAGCGGGTGGCCATTGCACGCGCCATTGTGGGGCAGCCGCAGATTATTTTGGCCGATGAGCCTACTGGAAATTTGGATAGCAACATGGGCAACGAAATCATGGACATCTTGACTACGCTCAATCAACGTGACAAAGCCACCATCATCATGGTGACCCACGATGAAAACATGGCTAAACGTACGCATCGCTTAATCAGATTGTTTGACGGTTCACAAGTTTCCTAA